A section of the Oryza sativa Japonica Group chromosome 1, ASM3414082v1 genome encodes:
- the LOC4327646 gene encoding uncharacterized LOC4327646 has protein sequence MAALGGGGGGGGGGEGGSASRVGDWGVDLGEGWDWRSIPKLLSSACLFICSGGCFGCCDKAVRHVGQLSKSLITPDQNYTIGDELWSTTTIEVEQSWALDQQGVGSSQGPTEFVNHGLVLWKEIRKDWTAKTRQIPETKQIREPILSWNAAYESLLGSNKPFHQPIPLHEMVDFLVDIWEQEGLYD, from the exons atggcggccctcggtggcggtggcggtggcggtggcggaggcgagggcggaTCGGCGTCGAGGGTCGGGGACTGGGGTGTTGACTTGGGGGAGGGGTGGGACTGGAGGAGCATCCCGaagctcctctcctccgcctgcCTCTTCATCTGCTCCGG AGGCTGTTTTGGATGCTGTGATAAGGCTGTGAGACATGTAGGACAGCTTTCAAAGAGTTTAATTACTCCGGACCAAAATTACACCATTGGGGACGAACTCTGGAGCACAACCACCATCGAGGTCGAACAGTCATGGGCTCTTGATCAGCAAGGAGTGGGGAGCAGTCAGGGCCCTACTGAATTTGTCAATCATG GTCTTGTTCTTTGGAAGGAGATTAGGAAGGACTGGACTGCGAAAACAAGGCAAATACCTGAGACGAAACAGATTCGCGAACCAATATTGAG TTGGAATGCAGCCTATGAGAGTTTGCTTGGATCCAATAAGCCGTTTCATCAGCCCATCCCTCTACAT GAGATGGTTGATTTTCTTGTGGACATCTGGGAACAAGAGGGGCTGTATGACTAG
- the LOC4327647 gene encoding phospholipase D alpha 1, producing the protein MAQMLLHGTLHATIFEAASLSNPHRASGSAPKFIRKFVEGIEDTVGVGKGATKVYSTIDLEKARVGRTRMITNEPINPRWYESFHIYCAHMASNVIFTVKIDNPIGATNIGRAYLPVQELLNGEEIDRWLDICDNNREPVGESKIHVKLQYFDVSKDRNWARGVRSTKYPGVPYTFFSQRQGCKVTLYQDAHVPDNFIPKIPLADGKNYEPHRCWEDIFDAISNAQHLIYITGWSVYTEITLVRDSNRPKPGGDVTLGELLKKKASEGVRVLMLVWDDRTSVGLLKRDGLMATHDEETENYFHGSDVNCVLCPRNPDDSGSIVQDLSISTMFTHHQKIVVVDHELPNQGSQQRRIVSFVGGLDLCDGRYDTQYHSLFRTLDSTHHDDFHQPNFATASIKKGGPREPWHDIHSRLEGPIAWDVLYNFEQRWRKQGGKDLLLQLRDLSDTIIPPSPVMFPEDRETWNVQLFRSIDGGAAFGFPDTPEEAAKAGLVSGKDQIIDRSIQDAYIHAIRRAKNFIYIENQYFLGSSYAWKPEGIKPEDIGALHLIPKELALKVVSKIEAGERFTVYVVVPMWPEGVPESGSVQAILDWQRRTMEMMYTDITEALQAKGIEANPKDYLTFFCLGNREVKQAGEYQPEEQPEADTDYSRAQEARRFMIYVHTKMMIVDDEYIIIGSANINQRSMDGARDSEIAMGGYQPYHLATRQPARGQIHGFRMALWYEHLGMLDDVFQRPESLECVQKVNRIAEKYWDMYSSDDLQQDLPGHLLSYPIGVASDGVVTELPGMEYFPDTRARVLGAKSDYMPPILTS; encoded by the exons ATGGCGCAGATGCTGCTCCATGGGACGCTGCACGCCACCATCTTCGAGGCGGCGTCGCTCTCCAACCCGCACCGCGCCAGCGGAAGCGCCCCCAAGTTCATCCGCAAG TTTGTGGAGGGGATTGAGGACACTGTGGGTGTCGGCAAAGGCGCCACCAAGGTGTATTCTACCATTGATCTGGAGAAAGCTCGTGTAGGGCGAACTAGGATGATAACCAATGAGCCCATCAACCCTCGCTGGTATGAGTCGTTCCACATCTATTGCGCTCATATGGCTTCCAATGTGATCTTCACTGTCAAGATTGATAACCCTATTGGGGCAACGAATATTGGGAGGGCTTACCTGCCTGTCCAAGAGCTTCTCAATGGAGAGGAGATTGACAGATGGCTCGATATCTGTGATAATAACCGCGAGCCTGTTGGTGAGAGCAAGATCCATGTGAAGCTTCAGTACTTCGATGTTTCCAAGGATCGCAATTGGGCGAGGGGTGTCCGCAGTACCAAGTATCCAGGTGTTCCTTACACCTTCTTCTCTCAGAGGCAAGGGTGCAAAGTTACCTTGTACCAAGATGCTCATGTCCCAGACAACTTCATTCCAAAGATTCCGCTTGCCGATGGCAAGAATTATGAACCCCACAGATGCTGGGAGGATATCTTTGATGCTATAAGCAATGCTCAACATTTGATTTACATCACTGGCTGGTCTGTATACACTGAGATCACCTTGGTTAGGGACTCCAATCGTCCAAAACCTGGAGGGGATGTCACCCTTGGGGAGTTGCTCAAGAAGAAGGCCAGTGAAGGTGTTCGGGTCCTCATGCTTGTGTGGGATGACAGGACTTCAGTTGGTTTGCTAAAGAGGGATGGCTTGATGGCAACACATGATGAGGAAACTGAAAATTACTTCCATGGCTCTGACGTGAACTGTGTTCTATGCCCTCGCAACCCTGATGACTCAGGCAGCATTGTTCAGGATCTGTCGATCTCAACTATGTTTACACACCATCAGAAGATAGTAGTTGTTGACCATGAGTTGCCAAACCAGGGCTCCCAACAAAGGAGGATAGTCAGTTTCGTTGGTGGCCTTGATCTCTGTGATGGAAGGTATGACACTCAGTACCATTCTTTGTTTAGGACACTCGACAGTACCCATCATGATGACTTCCACCAGCCAAACTTTGCCACTGCATCAATCAAAAAGGGTGGACCTAGAGAGCCATGGCATGATATTCACTCACGGCTGGAAGGGCCAATCGCATGGGATGTTCTTTACAATTTCGAGCAGAGATGGAGAAAGCAGGGTGGTAAGGATCTCCTTCTGCAGCTCAGGGATCTGTCTGACACTATTATTCCACCTTCTCCTGTTATGTTTCCAGAGGACAGAGAAACATGGAATGTTCAGCTATTTAGATCCATTGATGGTGGTGCTGCTTTTGGGTTCCCTGATACCCCTGAGGAGGCTGCAAAAGCTGGGCTTGTAAGCGGAAAGGATCAAATCATTGACAGGAGCATCCAGGATGCATACATACATGCCATCCGGAGGGCAAAGAACTTCATCTATATAGAGAACCAATACTTCCTTGGAAGTTCCTATGCCTGGAAACCCGAGGGCATCAAGCCTGAAGACATTGGTGCCCTGCATTTGATTCCTAAGGAGCTTGCACTGAAAGTTGTCAGTAAGATTGAAGCCGGGGAACGGTTCACTGTTTATGTTGTGGTGCCAATGTGGCCTGAGGGTGTTCCAGAGAGTGGATCTGTTCAGGCAATCCTGGACTGGCAAAGGAGAACAATGGAGATGATGTACACTGACATTACAGAGGCTCTCCAAGCCAAGGGAATTGAAGCGAACCCCAAGGACTACCTCACTTTCTTCTGCTTGGGTAACCGTGAGGTGAAGCAGGCTGGGGAATATCAGCCTGAAGAACAACCAGAAGCTGACACTGATTACAGCCGAGCTCAGGAAGCTAGGAGGTTCATGATCTATGTCCACACCAAAATGATGATAG TTGACGATGAGTACATCATCATCGGTTCTGCAAACATCAACCAGAGGTCGATGGACGGCGCTAGGGACTCTGAGATCGCCATGGGCGGGTACCAGCCATACCATCTGGCGACCAGGCAACCAGCCCGTGGCCAGATCCATGGCTTCCGGATGGCGCTGTGGTACGAGCACCTGGGAATGCTGGATGATGTGTTCCAGCGCCCCGAGAGCCTGGAGTGTGTGCAGAAGGTGAACAGGATCGCGGAGAAGTACTGGGACATGTACTCCAGCGACGACCTCCAGCAGGACCTCCCTGGCCACCTCCTCAGCTACCCCATTGGCGTCGCCAGCGATGGTGTGGTGACTGAGCTGCCCGGGATGGAGTACTTTCCTGACACACGGGCCCGCGTCCTCGGCGCCAAGTCGGATTACATGCCCCCCATCCTCACCTCATAG